A region from the Triticum urartu cultivar G1812 chromosome 1, Tu2.1, whole genome shotgun sequence genome encodes:
- the LOC125508526 gene encoding uncharacterized protein LOC125508526, with protein sequence MSKPPPPPPTPPASEASSSVAAAAPRSLPPTLLLPPSSSGNRGARGGSAAGSRKGKAPVGSAAGAQGERHQHDPLVEAVRLVGRDVDPGVAGADILELAMAKGPMFSWLRYWPEEGYPEEGRPY encoded by the coding sequence ATGTcgaaaccgccaccgccaccgccaacGCCGCCCGCCTCCGAGGCCTCGTCCTCTGTCGCCGCGGCCGCTCCTCGCTCCCTTCCTCCAacgctcctcctccctccttcaTCCAGCGGGAACCGAGGCGCGCGCGGCGGCAGTGCCGCGGGGAGCAGGAAGGGCAAGGCGCCGGTCGGTTCGGCGGCCGGCGCGCAGGGAGAGAGACACCAGCACGACCCGCTAGTGGAGGCGGTGAGGTTGGTTGGGAGGGACGTGGACCCAGGGGTCGCCGGCGCTGACATCCTGGAGCTGGCGATGGCCAAGGGGCCCATGTTCTCGTGGCTGAGGTACTGGCCGGAAGAGGGGTATCCCGAGGAGGGCCGACCTTACTGA